In the genome of Candidatus Edwardsbacteria bacterium, the window ATCCGCCTGGCCAGCTTTGAGCGGTAGGTGTTATTCACCATTATGGAGAAGGCGAACATCTTGCCGTTCTTGGCGGTCAGGTAGCCGGATAGCGCCGAGACTCCCCCGATGGAGCCGGTCTTCGCGTAAACCCTCCCGCAGAAATCCGGCTGTGAGAACCTTCCCGACAGGGTGCCGTCTATGCCGCCGATGGCCAGCGATTTGTAAAATACGTCCCAGTATGGCTGTTCGTGCATATATTTGAGAAGGTTGACCATCTGCAATGGCGATACTTCATTCTGCCGGGACAACCCGCAGCCGTCGAACAGGTCCACCTCCCCCAGGCCCATCTGACTTATGATATTCCGCTCGGCCGAGGAGCCATTCTTCCGGCTGCCCTCGCCGTCCACCTCGGCCCCGATGGTCTGTAGCAGCGATTCGGCGTAGAGATTATGGCTCTTTTTATTGATGACCTTTATAATCTCTGAAAGGGGCTCGGAATAATGAACGTACAACAGCGAGGTGTTGTTTTCGCGGACCGGGGGGTGCTCCTGGCTGGCCCTGATATTGCCGTTGATCGCTATATCCCGCTGCTTTAAAAGTTCGGCGAAGATCCTGGCGAAATGGCTCTCCGGATCCTTGGCGATGACGGTAATTTTTTTAGATGCCCCGGCGGCCAGCTTGCCGGTTATTTTCAAGGTAGCCCCGTTGAAGGAAGCATAGGCCTTGCCGTTGTTATAGACCCGACGGCTTTTGGTGGTGTAGGTCCCGTCCTTGTTCTTTATCTTTTTCTTGACTGTGCTGTAGCTGCCGGCGATGGTCCGGCTGAGGTTCTTGATATTGATCGACATCGGGGGATCAGTGATGACCGTCACCGGTTTGCCTATCCTTCCACCTTTCAGGGTAACCACCACCACATTCTCCCTGAAAGACAGGCCCGAAATCCTCCAGGCCAGGCGTTTCTTGGGACGGACCAGCTTGTTGGCTGAGCGGGGGATTATGGACACCAGCTTCTCGGGAAGGAAATCGCCCTTGTCGCCAATAATATCGCCCGATACTTCGGTAATGCCCATGGCCTTGATATTATCCGCCCAATCCTCCATGGTGGCAATTTCGTTGATGGTGGGATCGCCGGATCCCTTGATAAGCAGATCGCCGTTCAGCACTCCGGCCGAGTCTATCGGCCCGCAGGCATATATTTCGGTCTGATAGCTGTACTCCGGGCCCAGCTTTTCCAGGGCGGCAGCCGTAGTGAACAGCTTGGTGTTGGATGCCGGGATGAACCGTGTATTGGAATTATGCTGATAGATAAGCAAACCGTCGTCCAGCGACAACACCGCCACCCCCCAGCGGCCGACCCGGTTGAGTTTTTTGCTTAATAACTTATCCAGATCCTCCTGAACATCTCCGGTGGGCTTGGGAAGGTAAAAGACGCTGGTGGATTTTTTCTTGGTGGTCTTTTTGGCGCTGGTCTTCGCCCCCCAAGCACTGGATACACATAAAGCCCCGGTTAAAATAAGGATGGATATATATGAAATTCTTTTTAGCATCAGGGTTTTCCCAAAAACAGATAGGGTTTCCAGTTATCGTCAGGATTATGTATCGAATACTGGATGAAGGAGAAGTAATGGGGCCGGCGAGGTTTTTTGATCAGGGTCATCCTGGATTGCTTCAGGCTGCGATTGGCCTTTTTATTGTTGCATACCGTGCAGGCACACACCAAATTATCCCAGGTGTCATCTCCCCCCAGGCTCTTGGGCACCAGGTGGTCGATGGTAAGCGGCCCCTGGCTGGTGCCGCAGTACTGGCAGACGTGGCGATCCCTCCTTAGGATATTCTGCTTGGAAAGTTTGACCTCCAGGCGCGGTTTGCGGATGAAACTGCCCAGCCGGACGACGCTGGGCAGTATGAATCTCCGGCGGATGCTGGCGGCAAAGTGAGAGCTGTTCTCCACCACCTCGGCTTTTCCCAGGAACAACAGAACCAAGGCCCGTCTGGCATTGCAGACCAGCAACGGTTCATAATTCTGATTGAGCACCAGCACCTGGCGCCCCAGATTGTTATTTAAAGCTATCTGACTAGCGGCTGTGATTCCTTATGGCTGAAGTTAATTCTATGGATATAGAATGGGAAATACAATTCCACCGTATAATCTATGGAAATGGCGTAGCTCTGGCCCTCTTCCCTTATGATGTTCTGCAGAAAATATTCCCTGGCACCATCGAGGTATTCCCTCTGCTGCTCATCGGTCTCCGGCTTATAGACATCCTTGTTTCCCTTCTCATCCTGGACCTGGTAGAAATAGTCTCCCACCAGGGGGATCTTATCATCCATGGCGCTTTCGGCCAGGGCTCGGGCGATGCTGTCATCGCTTTCGTTCATGGCATTCTGGGCAGCTTCTTTCATCTTGTCCTTGATGTGAACGAAACGGATGTAAGGGATGCTGACGGCCAACGCGGCATACAGCAGGAAGAGCACGGCAAAAAATATCAGCACCTTTAAGAATTTGGGCATAATCTCTCCTAAAAATAAAGCACAAGCGTATGCCTGTGCTCGATTCTTACGACGCTTGCCGAATTGTTTTTTCGGCACTACAGCCGTAAATCAATTGCCTACGCAAGCATCTTAAATGATACCTGGTGGACCTGAGGGGACTCGAACCCCTGACCTCCTGACTGCCAGTCAGGCGCGCTACCAAAACTGCGCCACAGGCCCATTTATGTTTTAACCTAATGTCCGGAAAACAGATGCCCTGCTCCTGCATATCGCCGATAAGTTTAGCAAATAATATGCCCTGTGTCAAGCCTATTGATGCGGATTTGAAAGCGATTGTTAAAAGAAAAATCTGAGACCTATTCCGCCCTGGACGTCAAAGCCGGTTTCGGGAACCAGTCCCAGGGTGGGAGCCAATTCCAGAAAAATATCCACTGGTGCCTCGGGGAATATATATTCCATCCCCACCACCCCTCTGACCCCCAGGTTGAATCGTTTTTCATAATGAGCCCTTTGGCCCGACCACAGGGTGCCGCCGATCCCGAAATATACCGGAAGCTGGCCCCGCTCCACCTCTATCAGCTGATAATCATGCCATAAATAGTCGGCATGCAGCCGCAGATAACCTTCATCAATGAAGGACCAGGCTACTGCCCCATCCCAGGCCCGTTCTTTTCCGTTCCACAGCTTCCAGGATATACCGGTCGGCTCCCCAACTATCAGCCCCAGGCCGAAATCGCCGCCCCCCTTGACCGGCCCTTTGCCATAGGCCATGGAAACGCCCAATACCAGCATGACAATGGCGATCGTTTTTTTCATATCATCCTTTTAAAGTGTGTTTGTATTATAAAAACTTGACTTCTTGGACAGCCTTATTGACCACGAAAACCTTTTCTGTGTTGGATTTTTTATCGGCCGGAAAAAGGAAGAACCCCTTCCGATTGGGCATGTACATCTCGGTGATCCCGGTCAGCTTCTCCCCGTCGAAAAAGGTAACCTCCATCTTTTTACAATTCACCAGACAGCTGCCGTCAAAATCGTTTCTTTCATCATACTCGCGGTTTCCGGCAAAATCCTTGACAAAGAACACCGCCTTAAGCTGTTCGATCCGGACTTCGGTGGAGGGACCGGGGTCATCATTGGACGACAGATGGAAGGCATCCTTGTTCATTGAAAAGTCCAGGGTATGCCCTTTGACCACCCGGCCGTCAAGATACCGCGCAACTAATTTTCTTTCCTGCATGATGGACCTCTGGTTTTGGTTTTTTAATCTTTACGCCGTTCTTTGGTTCTTCTTTCCAGGCTGCGCCGGTCGGCCCGGCTGTTATCATTCTCTGAACCGTTCTGGGATTGGCGCCGCTGGTCCTTGCGGCGTTCTTCGAAGCGCCTATCATCTAGCGTTTGATTTGCCTTAAGCATCTTTATCCCTCCTTAATTTACGGGTTATTTATCGGGCTCAGGTCTATACTTGTCATCCAATCAATACCCCATGATAGCAGGCAATCATGTTTTGCTTATGTAATAATTAATTATCCCAACCGCTGTCTTTTATGC includes:
- a CDS encoding HNH endonuclease yields the protein MGRQVLVLNQNYEPLLVCNARRALVLLFLGKAEVVENSSHFAASIRRRFILPSVVRLGSFIRKPRLEVKLSKQNILRRDRHVCQYCGTSQGPLTIDHLVPKSLGGDDTWDNLVCACTVCNNKKANRSLKQSRMTLIKKPRRPHYFSFIQYSIHNPDDNWKPYLFLGKP
- the dacB gene encoding D-alanyl-D-alanine carboxypeptidase/D-alanyl-D-alanine-endopeptidase, translating into MLKRISYISILILTGALCVSSAWGAKTSAKKTTKKKSTSVFYLPKPTGDVQEDLDKLLSKKLNRVGRWGVAVLSLDDGLLIYQHNSNTRFIPASNTKLFTTAAALEKLGPEYSYQTEIYACGPIDSAGVLNGDLLIKGSGDPTINEIATMEDWADNIKAMGITEVSGDIIGDKGDFLPEKLVSIIPRSANKLVRPKKRLAWRISGLSFRENVVVVTLKGGRIGKPVTVITDPPMSINIKNLSRTIAGSYSTVKKKIKNKDGTYTTKSRRVYNNGKAYASFNGATLKITGKLAAGASKKITVIAKDPESHFARIFAELLKQRDIAINGNIRASQEHPPVRENNTSLLYVHYSEPLSEIIKVINKKSHNLYAESLLQTIGAEVDGEGSRKNGSSAERNIISQMGLGEVDLFDGCGLSRQNEVSPLQMVNLLKYMHEQPYWDVFYKSLAIGGIDGTLSGRFSQPDFCGRVYAKTGSIGGVSALSGYLTAKNGKMFAFSIMVNNTYRSKLARRIEDYICKLLIDNLS